The following nucleotide sequence is from Pedobacter sp. PACM 27299.
TTTCACTAAATATTTAAATCTAAAAAAACATAGTAGGAACAGCAGCAAATCTTTAGTAAATTGTAAATAAAACTCCTTTCCTAAAATTAGCACTTTAAACTACAGATAATTAAAATAAACAATAAAAAACTCAAATCAATCTATTAACAACAAACCCTTCATAAATTAATAGCAAAAAAATTCTATTCTAGATCCTTTTTTTAATACAAAAATTAATTATATGTAAATAAATTACTAAATAATACTACAATTTCCGTATTACTCTAGCTTTTGTCATTTTTTATATTTATAATTATTTATAATTATAAATATCTTACTATTAGCTAAGTTTATGAAATTAAAGTTATTATTTCTGTTTGCTTTTTACATATTAACACTTCCAACATCCGCACAGAATATACCAAAGTTACCTAGTGCCCCTGATATTGCTGTACTAAATAAATTTATCGATTTCCCTGTAAATAAAAGTACCGGTACAGTAGGCATAACTATACCAATATACACTATTGATGTAAATGGATATAGTTTACCGATATCTTTATCATATCACACCGGAGGCATTAAAGTCTCTGAAGTCGCTGGATCTTTAGGGCTGGGGTGGGCATTAAGTGCCGGAGGGCAAATATCAAGATCGATAAACGGTAAAAATGATGATGGTGGTTATTTTACACATGGGGGCTTTTTCCGTTATTCGTAGAAACCATAATTGATGTAAATGCCCCACCTAAACCTCAAGGTCATGCTTATTATAAGGATTCTTTTACGAATGCCGATCAAGATTTAGAACCTGATGTTTATTATTTTAGCATAAATGGTTATTCTGGAAAATTCATTTTCGATAAGAATAAAAAAGTACATTTAATTCCAGAACAAGATGTCATTATTCAAACCGACAACCTTAACTCATTTAACATTAAAACTCCAGATGGAGTTAAATTTTTATTTGAGGACAAAGTAGACAGAAATATATATTCTGACATAGCAGTAGGAAATGTTGAAAATACAAGTGCATGGCACCTTTCAAAAATTATAACTAATAAAAACGATACAGTAAATTTCCTTTACAACGAAATTAGTTATACATCAAGAGAAAAATCATTATCTACAGAGAAGGGAGGAATGGCTGGTATATGTGTGAATTGTATAACCAAAGAAGCACAGACAAGATTGTATGGTTATATTATTAGTGAAATTTCTTACAAAACTACTAAAGTTAAATTCAATTATAAATCTGAAAGAAGATTAGATGTAAAAGACGGGGGAACTTCACATGCATTAAATGACATCTCCATATATGATAATTTGTCTAACAGCCTAATAAAAAAAACTATTTTTTCAACCAGCTATTTCCAAAGCAATGATAACACACTAACAATCAATGGAATACCATCAATCATTGATGATTACTTGCAAAAAAGATTAAGACTTGATGAAATTTTGGAAATCTCTAATCTTGGTAAGGTGACTCCAGCTTATAAGTTTTCTTACAATAAGCATAATAAGTCGTTAAAGTTACCGCATAGATTATCAAATGCTCAAGATCATTGGGGTTACTACAATGGAGCTTCTCAAAATCTATGCTTGATAGGACAATATACATGGCTTAACTCTTCAGGTGTTTATGAATGTAATTTGGCAGATAGATTTGTTCATTCAAACTATAACAAAGCTTTTATATTGGACGAAATTATCCATACCACTAAAGGAACCACTAAATATTTCTACGACAATGACACAGATTTCCTACCCGGATTAAGAATAAAAGAAATTCAAAGTTTTTCTGGAGAAACGGCAGACGTTCAGTCTAAGCTTTACGAATACTCAAATGTTTCTATTGCTGGAGGAATACCTGTTTATAGACAGCAATATGATATTACTGAGATGCATCCTGGAACAATTGTTAATTCAGGATCAGTAGCAGTAGGCAGTACTTATTGCGATGAGAACTATGTAGAACCTTATCTGGCTTTCCAAAACCCAATAAATTTTTCTGGAGATTTTTTTGGAAGCAATGCCTATTATGGGCTTGTAAGAGAGAGTATACCTAATAATGGATATACTGAGTCATACTTTTCTACTGAAGAATCGGATGACATTATGTTGGATGCTTCCGTATATCCATTAATAATTAATAAACCTGGCTTGCTTTCCGGCAAGTTAATTCGTGAAACAACCCACAATGAAGAAGGAAAGTTGATTAAGGAGTCTAATTTCATCTATCGCAAGTATTATCGATTAATTGTAAAGGAGGAAGATTGCGCAAAGTTCATTAATTCGACTTGCTTCGAAAATGTTAGATTCTTCCCTTTATATACTGGTTTCGCTTTTTTAGTAAAAAAAGAAGAAATATCATTTAGTGGATTCAACGAGAACAAAATAATCACAGAATATAGTTATGATGGAATTCCTGATGTTTTCAAAAATGGTGAATGGGCTATGAAAATGAACTTATTAATGCCAGCTCCATTACATCATTTCATTTCAGGCACCCGTACTTCTTTAAGTGATAAATCAGAATTAATAGTTCAATCGAAATATCCAATAGATTATTCATCTGATATCAATGGATGGGCAACTACAAATAATTGGGATGCGGCATCATTAGCAATAAAGCACATGATTTCTAATTGGATAATTAATAAACCAATAGAACAGATAAACATTATAAAACGCGAAAACTCTGAGTATGTAATATCTTCTAATTTATTCACGTATGATTTTTTTTCTACTGCGGCTTTTTCTGGCATAAATATTAAATCAGTATTTGAGTTAAAACTTCAAAACCCAATTTCTTACAACGTGGGTTTTTCATCAAAAATTATCAAAGAAGGAAATAATTACAAATTCAATTTTAATGAAAATTACAAACCAAATATAATATTTGACGCATACGATTCCAATAATAATCTTCTGCAATACCATGAAATGTACAAACCAAACACAGCTTTATTAAGAGGTTATAAAAAAAGTTTAATAACTGTAAGTGCGGTTAATGCGGCATTTGATGAAGTATATTATGATGGTTTTGAGGAAAATCTTAACGTGAATGTACTAACTGATAAAAATAGCTCATATAATGGATTAAGATACATGAAAGCTAATAGCCTATTTATTGGCTGGATTAAGCCTAATGCCAAAACTTACATAATTACATATTGGTATCTTGTTGGGTTGGTTTGGAAATATGAAGAACAAATCTATGATGGACCTCTTACCCTATCCAAAGGAACAGGTTATGATGATATTTGTATTTACCCTTCTGATGCTAAGATAATGATATACAACTACAAACCCCTTATTGGACTAGAAAGTTTGACTGATTCGAGAGGAAATGTGAAACATTTTGAATATGATGATTTCAACAGACTCGAATCAATAAAAGATCAAAATAAAGATATAATCGGCGCATATATATATCATTATAATACGATTACAACTAATTTTCTAAACTCAGCGACAAGTATTACATTCAAAAAAGAAGGATGCCCCAATCAAGCTGTGGGTTCTTCTATAATTTATACTATCCCTGAAGGGAAATATAGTTCACCTTTTAGTCAAAAAGAAGCTGATGGAATGGCTCAAGAGGATCTAAAGAAAAATGGTCAAGCTTACGCAAATATACATGGGGAATGCTTAGGAGGAACCCAACCATATTTTAATGTTGATATGATTCGAAAATTTAAGGCCGAATGCGGCCCTGGTCAGGCAGGTGATGAAATAGAGTATATTGTTGATGCTGGAGACTTTAGTTCAATGATCAGCTTAAGTGACGCAAATAATAAAGCCCTGAATAAATTAATTTATCAAGGACAACTTGAAGCAAATCTTACTTGCCGTGATATGGGACAAGTAGAGTGGGATAGTTCTGTATCGGACAACAATGCTAGAATAGTTAGTATTAAATTCTATAATCTTAGCGGCACTACTCTATTATATCAATTAACAGCTCCAGAACTATATAATATGTATGATATTCATCACGTGAATACAGGAAATTATAAAATAATTGTAGAAGTACATGGGGACTATTACGAAGATATTGAACAAACTGGCTACAAGTCATTAAAGATGACTTCTTCTTCTGTGCCAATCCAGCAAATTTGTCTTAAACACCCACAAGAAGGTAAAAACTCTATATATATATTTAATTCCGTTAGTATTGGATTAATGGGTAGTGTTAGGTTTGTTATAATGGGAGTGAATTGTAATTGATATAAATTGTAAATAGCAGCATACAATGAGATTAAGGTATAAAATAATGGCACTAATCTGCACCCTAAGTACGACAAGACTTAGTGCTCAGGAGAGTATTTTTAAAAACGTTTATAATGGAGAAGCAGTAATTACATCTGCAGGTAGTATCACTTTTGAAAGTGGATTTCATGTCCCTTCTGGAGCAAATTTTAGAGCATTTATTACTAATAGCCCCTCTATGAACTGTAAATGGTTAGGTTCATTTGAAATTGAGAGCAGAAATTACATTCTTAGTTATTCTCCAAAGGTTGAAGGGATAAAAACAATAGAACAATTAAGAGCAAAAAGTATTTGTGCTGTCACGCCAACTATAAATTTCATTGATGGCCTCGGCCGTTCATTACAAACCGTTCAGATTGGAGCAAGTCCAAGTGGAAAAGATGTGGTTAAAACATTTAAGTATGATGCGAATGGTAGAGAAGTCATTAAATATTTACCATATTCCGATTTAAGTGGTCAAAATGGAAATTATAAGTCTGACGCAGTAGAAATAAATTCCGGAGTTTTTTCTTTCTATAATTCACCTAACAACCTAATTATCGGAATTGTAAAAACTCCAAATCCATATCAAGAGATTAAATTAGAAAACTCTCCTCTTAACAGGATGTTGGAGGAAGGGGCTCCAGGTGTTGATTGGCAATTATCCAATGGTCACACCACAAAAATTGAATATGGATTCAATGCTACAGATGAAGTTATATTATGGTTGGAAAATGGGAATTCCTGTGTGGGAAATTCATTTTTTTCTGAAAATCAATTATTTAAAAAAACTTTTAAGGATGAAAACTGGGTAAATGGTAAAACCGGAACCATTGAAGAGTTTAAAGATAAATTAGACAGAGTGATTTTAAAAAGATTATGGCAAAATGAGATGAATTCCTTATCAACATACTATGTCTATGATGACTTAAATAACTTACGGTATGTCATTCCACCAGGGCTTAATTTGCAGTCATTTAACGAAGGTAGCCCAGCTTTTAACAATTTCATTTATGCTTACTCTTATGATTCAGATAAAAAATTAGTTCGTAAAAAGATTCCAGGAAAAGGATGGGAAGAAATGGTTTATAATAAAATCGGTCAACTTGTTTTAAGTAGAGATGCAAGACAGTTCATTTCTAAAAATTGGTCCTTTTACAAGTATGATGTAATGGGAAGAAGGATCTTATCAGGCACTTTGACTAGTGAGGATACTAGGGAAAGCTGGCAGGAAAGATTTAAATCAAATGCACAAGTTAATATATGGGAAAACCGTGATAATGATAATTTATGTGGTAATGGGACTGGCTACACTTCTATTTCTCTACCTTTGGATAGTGAAAGGGTCACATATAAAATAAATCAATATTTAAATGTAAATTATTATGACGACTATTCTTTTTATAATAACACTTTTAAAGGAGATACAGCTAGGCATACTTCAAGAACTAAAGACCTACTAACTGGCACTAGAAATTGTATTTTAGACAGTAATTTATTCATGCTAAAAACACATTATTACGATCTTAAAGGACAATTAGTACAAAGTCAAGAAGAGAATCACTTAGGGGGGAAAAATCTCGTAAATTTTGCTTACAATTTTGTTGGAAATGTAACGGATAAAAATCAAATAAATACAGTAGATGGAAGTTCTATTATCATTGCTTCCCGCTTTGAGTATGATCAGGGCGGCAGAAAGACAGGGACGTTTGTAAAAATAAATGATTCTCCTGAAGTTATGTTAAGCAAACTTGATTATAATGAACTAGGACAAATTTGGAAAAAAGGTTTACACATTAAAGATCAAGGAGAAAATTTTCTCCAACAAACAGTTTATGAATATAACGAGCGAGGTTGGATAAAAAATAATATTTCAAATGAGTTTAGTACAAAAATACTTTATCAGGACGGAAATTCACCACAATACAATGGAAACATATCCGCACAGCACTGGGGCTCAGCGAATAACTATCCAAATAAATTCACTTACACATATGATGCAATAAACCGGCTTCTCAAAGCAATTAGCACAGGAGTGAGTATGTCGGAGGAGTTAAAATATGATGACATGGGAAACATCTCAATGCTAAA
It contains:
- a CDS encoding DUF6443 domain-containing protein codes for the protein MALICTLSTTRLSAQESIFKNVYNGEAVITSAGSITFESGFHVPSGANFRAFITNSPSMNCKWLGSFEIESRNYILSYSPKVEGIKTIEQLRAKSICAVTPTINFIDGLGRSLQTVQIGASPSGKDVVKTFKYDANGREVIKYLPYSDLSGQNGNYKSDAVEINSGVFSFYNSPNNLIIGIVKTPNPYQEIKLENSPLNRMLEEGAPGVDWQLSNGHTTKIEYGFNATDEVILWLENGNSCVGNSFFSENQLFKKTFKDENWVNGKTGTIEEFKDKLDRVILKRLWQNEMNSLSTYYVYDDLNNLRYVIPPGLNLQSFNEGSPAFNNFIYAYSYDSDKKLVRKKIPGKGWEEMVYNKIGQLVLSRDARQFISKNWSFYKYDVMGRRILSGTLTSEDTRESWQERFKSNAQVNIWENRDNDNLCGNGTGYTSISLPLDSERVTYKINQYLNVNYYDDYSFYNNTFKGDTARHTSRTKDLLTGTRNCILDSNLFMLKTHYYDLKGQLVQSQEENHLGGKNLVNFAYNFVGNVTDKNQINTVDGSSIIIASRFEYDQGGRKTGTFVKINDSPEVMLSKLDYNELGQIWKKGLHIKDQGENFLQQTVYEYNERGWIKNNISNEFSTKILYQDGNSPQYNGNISAQHWGSANNYPNKFTYTYDAINRLLKAISTGVSMSEELKYDDMGNISMLNRDDLGQNQYNYTGNRLNNISNGPLETGLYEYDANGNTITDGRNLVNVTYNQLNLPATVKKTGLNVVYTYNSEGVKLQKISNGNIRNYVGGIEYIGTTVDLIHTEEGIARNNSGVFSYEYNLTDHLGNVRYSFRQHHETGLLDRLQSDDYYAFGKRKSSGTFTSTLNKYLYNGKEIQDELDGQYDYGARFYDPVTGRFNTIDRFSEKYYDLSPYQYGANNPIKNIDVNGDSINVVLMQQYDKTNSTNHVSQTLTDLQSQTGLSLSIDAKGQLSYLKDPVSGTPFLNIQMGSGNNLMGVGSAEARNLITSAIDNTTTGYARITSSGSSAPLGGNLMSLNPSQINNFISGVNGVDSRTLGFGMTFMHELTHSGLGGGLTDPSRSAGFGPTGPTVDRMNIIRSELNDKGGNYGQRSSYQAVMTTPGGPAYLPFSPSSLNSLKGGIVPAITDKFIKF
- a CDS encoding DUF5977 domain-containing protein; this translates as MAGICVNCITKEAQTRLYGYIISEISYKTTKVKFNYKSERRLDVKDGGTSHALNDISIYDNLSNSLIKKTIFSTSYFQSNDNTLTINGIPSIIDDYLQKRLRLDEILEISNLGKVTPAYKFSYNKHNKSLKLPHRLSNAQDHWGYYNGASQNLCLIGQYTWLNSSGVYECNLADRFVHSNYNKAFILDEIIHTTKGTTKYFYDNDTDFLPGLRIKEIQSFSGETADVQSKLYEYSNVSIAGGIPVYRQQYDITEMHPGTIVNSGSVAVGSTYCDENYVEPYLAFQNPINFSGDFFGSNAYYGLVRESIPNNGYTESYFSTEESDDIMLDASVYPLIINKPGLLSGKLIRETTHNEEGKLIKESNFIYRKYYRLIVKEEDCAKFINSTCFENVRFFPLYTGFAFLVKKEEISFSGFNENKIITEYSYDGIPDVFKNGEWAMKMNLLMPAPLHHFISGTRTSLSDKSELIVQSKYPIDYSSDINGWATTNNWDAASLAIKHMISNWIINKPIEQINIIKRENSEYVISSNLFTYDFFSTAAFSGINIKSVFELKLQNPISYNVGFSSKIIKEGNNYKFNFNENYKPNIIFDAYDSNNNLLQYHEMYKPNTALLRGYKKSLITVSAVNAAFDEVYYDGFEENLNVNVLTDKNSSYNGLRYMKANSLFIGWIKPNAKTYIITYWYLVGLVWKYEEQIYDGPLTLSKGTGYDDICIYPSDAKIMIYNYKPLIGLESLTDSRGNVKHFEYDDFNRLESIKDQNKDIIGAYIYHYNTITTNFLNSATSITFKKEGCPNQAVGSSIIYTIPEGKYSSPFSQKEADGMAQEDLKKNGQAYANIHGECLGGTQPYFNVDMIRKFKAECGPGQAGDEIEYIVDAGDFSSMISLSDANNKALNKLIYQGQLEANLTCRDMGQVEWDSSVSDNNARIVSIKFYNLSGTTLLYQLTAPELYNMYDIHHVNTGNYKIIVEVHGDYYEDIEQTGYKSLKMTSSSVPIQQICLKHPQEGKNSIYIFNSVSIGLMGSVRFVIMGVNCN